AGAAATATATTTTTTAGCTATATAAAAAAGCCCGAAGACATTTAGTTTCGGGCTTTTTTTATTCTAGACACTTCAAATTTTCCCGAAAAACCGATTTATTATCTATCTGTATCGATAGAATGTTTAAGCCTATATGGCTGTTAATTTAATGCACTATAATTTTTTAAATGGAAAATTATACGGTAGGCGAGTATGCTTTATGTACTCGTTTTAAAAGTAAAAGAAGGAAAAAAAGATTAGTAAAAGAAGATTTTGAAAGACAATTAATCCAACTGGACAAGCTTGAAAAAAAACTTTGGAAACAGCGTAATAACTTGCCTTGGATTCTGCTTGATGAGCCTTATCAAAATGGATGGCAGCGTTATTTTAAATTAAGAGATGATGTTGTAAAATCAAGTGAAGCAGAATTTTACAAAACGCTATTGGAAAAGATAAATACTTGGCAATTTTCTTCGGATAAAACCTTTAAAAAGAAGAAAAGTAAAAAGAGAAAAAATGCTTCTTCTGTACGAATTCAAAGACTGAAAGAATTTACTGAAAGTGAATGGAACAATCCAAAATTAGAATTGTCAGAAAGAGAAAAAGGGCATTTTACAAAGCAAGAACGTTGGAGTAAAGTTTTTGAGAGATATAGAATTCATTATGAGTTTAACGAGCCTTGGCGCTATGAGCATCAGGTAAAACCGTACATGATTACGCATAAAAGAATGTTGGATTCTGATTTAGAAAGGGAAATTCAGCTTATTTTAAATTATACTTCAAATTATAATCTTAGAGGAAAAATAAACAAATTAGTAAAAGGACAATCTTATAATTGGGGGTATTTTCAAAGTGAAAACCCAAGAGAGATAAGTCCAATAAAAAATAAAAGTCTACACCTATTGTATCAGGAATATGTAGATGAAATGATATAAATCATGGGAAATAAATTATCCGGAAAAGACCTGATTAAATTGGGTTTTCCAAAGAACAATTCAATAAATATAGCCTTAGGGCAAATAAACAGATATAGAAAAAGAGAAAAAAAAGAATCTATTCTAACAGAAGCAAAAGATGTTTTGCTAAATCCTGAAAAGTACGAAGGAAATGGAACTTGGGGAAAGGTAGCTGAAGGTTTGATAAAACCTGTTCAGGTAAGAATGCATCAGCTTAAAAACACTAGAGCGCCGTTTAAAATTTTTGGAGAAAATGAAATCGACGATCAGGCAAAATTTCAATTATATGATTCATTAAAACTGCCAATTTCAGTTGCTGGAGCCTTAATGCCGGATGCGCATTCAGGTTATGGATTGCCAATTGGTGGCGTACTAGCAACAGATAATGCCGTGATTCCATACGGAGTTGGAGTTGATATCGGTTGCCGAATGAGCCTTTCGATTTTTGATTTGCCAGCTTCTCATTTTAAAGGAAAAGAGCATCAGTTGGAAGCAATTTTGAAAGACAATACAAAGTTCGGAATGTATGAAACGCACGCTTCTCGTGTCGATCATGAGGTGTTTTACAATAGCGGATTTCAGGATATTCCGTTATTGAAAAATCTTTTTCCAAAAGCCTATAAACAATTAGGAACTTCAGGCGGAGGGAATCATTTTGTAGAATTTGGAATTGCTAAAATTGATAATCCTGAGAACGAGTGGAAATTGGAAAAAGGTGAATATTTTGCAGTTCTTTCACATAGCGGTTCACGTGGATTGGGCGCAAACATTGCGAAGCATTACACGTATTTGGCAACAAAGCAGTGTCCGTTACCAAAAAATGTACAGCATTTAGCCTGGTTGGATTTGAATACGCACGATGGTCAGGAATATTGGCTGGCGATGAATTTAGCAGGAGAATATGCTAAAGCTTGTCACGACGATATTCACAGAAGAATTGCCAAAGCAATTGGAAAAAGGGTAGTGGTAACAATTGAAAATCACCACAATTTTGCTTGGAAAGAAATGGTTAACGGTCAGGAATGTATTGTGCACAGAAAAGGTGCAACGCCAGCAGGAGAAGGGCAATTAGGAATTATTCCGGGTTCGATGACTGCTTCAGGTTTTATTGTGAAAGGCAAAGGAAATGCTGAAAGTTTGAATTCTGCTTCGCACGGCGCGGGACGTTTGTTTTCGAGAGCGAAATGCAAAAGTACTTTTACACAAAGCGAAATCAAAAAAGTTTTGAAAGCCAACGACGTAACCTTGATAGGAGGAAATATTGACGAAGCGCCAATGGCCTACAAAGACATTACAAAAGTGATGGCAAACCAGACAGATTTAGTGGAGGTTTTAGGAACGTTTACGCCTAAAATTGTTAGAATGGATCGCTAAAAAGTAAAAAATTATGGAAAGGTTTCAAGATGAAAATAAATGGCTGGGACATTTTTATAACGAGATTTTCGTGAAATGTCCCAAATGTGAATCTAAAGGAGTTTTGAAAGGAGTTCCTAAAAATTGTGAATGTGGAAAATGCATAACAATGACTTTTGAATGTAAATCCTGTTTTTATAAAGTTGATGAACCAGTTTATCAATACAAAGCACTTGGAAAGCATTACTGTGGTAATTGTTATGAAAAATTTGAGTATGAGTCTCCTATTTTCAAAGAAAGACCAGAAATGTATCAGGTTAAATGTCCGCATTGCAGTTTTAGCGAGGAAATAAAACCTGCGATTTTAAGAACTAGAAAAGAACCGCAAAAAGATGGTTTGGTAAGAGAACCTTGGCACAATTTACAGCTTTGGTTTCAAAAAGAAGTCAGAGGAAATGTTTTTTGGGTTTACAATCAGGAACATTTAGTGTACTTGGAAAAATACATTAAAGCTGATTTAAGAGAGAGAAATAATAATGGAAGCGGTAATGGAACAATGGTTTCACGACTTCCAAAATTTATTAAAGAAGCAAAAAACAGAGAAAAGCTTCTTAAAGTATTAGAAAAATGGAAAGAATAATTCAGATAACAGCGGGTCGCGGGCCTGCAGAATGTACTTGGGTTGTCGCCCAAGTGCTTAAAAAAGTTTTAGAAGAAGCTGAAGACCAGAATTTAGAGGTGGTTTTATTGCAAAGAGAAAAAGGAGAAGAAAACGGAACGATAGAAACTGCATCGATTGCTGTAAAAGGAAATAATGCTGATAAGTTTGTGAAGTCTTGGGTCGGAACGATTCAATGGATTGGACAAAGTCAGTTTAGGAAAATGCACAAACGTAAAAATTGGTTTATTGGAATTTTTGAAATTGAACAACAAAAAAATGCTTCAGTTTCAGAAAATGATATTCAGTATCAAGCCATGCGAAGTTCAGGAGCAGGTGGTCAGCATGTGAATAAAGTCAGTTCGGCAATTCGGGCGACACATATTCCAACAGGAATTGCAGTTGTAGCAATGGATAGCCGTTCGCAGCATCAAAACAAAAAACTGGCAACAGAAAGATTATTAAAAAAATTAGAAGACGAAAAACTAGTTCAGCTTAAAAATCATGTAGGAAGACAGTGGGAAAATCAGCTCAATGTAGAGCGCGGAAATCCAGTGAGAGTTTTTACGGGAAGTGATTTTAAAAAGAACAAAGTAGAGAAAAGTTATAAAGGAACTCGTCAGAAATTAAAAAACGATTTACGCAATGAAAACAACTGATAAATACCTTTTTCAAGCCTTGGATAATTATCCGTTTTGGTTGGAAGGAACAATAGAATCTTTAGATTATGCTTTTTCTTATGATGATAAAAATACAATGGTTTTGTGTTTGTACGGAAGAATTCAGGCAGAGCAATTGATGAACTATGAAGAAGCGAAATCTTATTTTCAGCAGGCTTTATCGATTAATATTCATGCTCTTGAAGTGTATCCGTATTATTTAAAAACTTTGATTTTAAATGAAGATTATGAAGAAGCTCGAAAGCTCATTGATTTTGCCTTAACGGTAAAAGGAATCAATAAATCCGAGATTTATGTCAAGAAAGCCATTCTTTTAGAAGTGCAAAATGAGTTTAAAAAGGCTTTAAAAGAAATTAAAAATGCTAAACTTCATTCGTTGCAATTTAATTATGAATCTGATATTTCAGATGTTGAGAAGAGAATTGAGAATAAAATTGATTTGCTTAAAAAGAAGAAAAAGAAAACTAAAAAAGATTCTAAAAAGAAATCGAAATGATTTTGATAAAAAAAACGATGCAATTTGCATCGTTTTTTTATTGATTCCACTTTCCTGCAAGGTTTTCAAAACCTTGTAGGTTTGTTATTTAAATTCTAACATTTATACCTACAAGGTTTTGAAAACCTTGCAGGAAAGAAATTGCGATTTACTTCCAATGCAATTCCAAAGCAAAACACGTTTTTTCGTCTTTTGTAATGCTGAATGTTGCTGTTGTGTGATCGTCATCTTCGCTTTCGTGAATTACAACATTATCTTGTAGTGAAAGTTCTTTCATGAAATTCATTTCGAAGCTTTTAACTTCTTGTTTCATGATTCTTTTTGGATCTACGTGATCCAAACACCATTCCAGATATTTTACATTATTTACGTGATTTACAATGTCTAAATCGGATAAATAAACTGTTTTTTCAAAAACCGCTTCTTTTTCGTGGTTGATATTGATTTTTGAAAACCCTTCTTCTGTTGCTCTTTTTTCAGGGAATAATTCGAAGTGTTCAAAAGGCAATGCTAAAGCTTCTGGACGACGCGCTTTGGTATTAAAAACGGCCCAATAGGTTTCGCTTCCAACAATTTTTTTTCCGTTTACATACATTTCCAACGCACGAACAGAACGTGAATTTTCTAGGCTGTTAATCCATGTTTTAACGGTTACAACATCTTGCCATTTTGGTAATGCTGAAATTTCAACACGCATTCGGCTTAAAACCCAAGCTTGATCAAATTCCTGCATATCCGTAAAGCTGATGCCGCCAACTTCAGAATGTGCGGCGGCGGTTAACTGTAAAAGGTTACACAAATCAGTATATTTTAAAAAACCTGTTGGCGTACATTGTGTGAAATTGATTTCCCAGTCTTTGCTTAGAACTGATGTGAAATTGGGAGATATTGGCATTTTAATATTTTAGAGTGTTGAATTTAGATTTTTCTATCAGAGAATAGAATATAGAAAATAGAAAAAAGACTTCCTTTACTTTAATAAATTTTCTATATAATCTATGATGTTTTTTCTATGTGTTGCGTAATCAAACCATTTGGTTTTTTCGTTTCGTTTGAACCACGTTAATTGTCTTTTGGAGAATCTTCTTGTGTTTTTCTTGATTTCTTCAATGGCAAATGGCAACGTGAATTCTCCATCAAAATAACTAAATAATTCTCTATAACCGACCGTTTGAAGTGCATTTAACGCTTTGTTAGGATAAAGCGTTTCCGCTTCTTTTAATAATCCTTCGTTAATCATAATATCTACACGTTGGTTGATTCTGCTGTATATGATTTCTCTGTCAGCATCTAAACCAATTAAAATAGGAGTGAAGTCTCTATTATTTTTCTTTTGATTTAAAAACGAAGAATACGGTTTTTGAGCTCCAATACAAACTTCTACAAAACGCATCATTCGTTGTGGGTTTTGTAAAGTCTGAGGATTTTCTAAACTTATTTTTTGATAATATTCGGGATCTAAACTTTTCAATTGTTCTTGAAGATATTCGATTCCGAGTTTTTCGTAATTTGAATTTACTTCAGAACGAACGCTTGGATCTATTTCTGGAAATTCATCGAATCCTTTTAAAATGGCATCGACATATAATCCTGAACCGCCAATAAGAATGACAAAATCATTGGATTGAAATAATTCTTCGATTTTGGCCAAAGCTTCTTTTTCGTAATCGCCAACAGTATAATTTTCAAAAATGGATTTGTTTTGAATGAAATGATGTTGGGCAGAATTGAGTTCTTCCAGATTTGGAACTGCGGTTCCAATGGTCATTTCTTTGAAAAACTGACGGCTGTCGCAAGAAACGATTTCGCATTTAAAATGCTGTGCCAAAGCAATACTCAAGGCTGTTTTGCCTATAGCTGTTGGGCCGACAATGGTTATTAGGTATTTCATAGTTTTTAGCCCAGATGGAAATGGAAACCTCGGACTTATATTTGTTAAATTTTTTTGGTATAAAAGAGCGACCGACGGAAGCTCCTTTTATGCCTTAAAAAATTACAAATATAAGGAGGAGTTGGAATGTACAGCTGGATTAGCTTCTAAAATTAATTATTTGGCAGTTCCGTTCCACATTCGTAACAATATTTAGCATTGTCAAAATGAACTTGAGACTGGCATTTTCTACATGTTTTTTTGCCACTTACAGTGCTGTTTTTCAGACTGCTTTTGGCAAATTCGGCAGTGACAATTCCTGTTGGAACAGCGATGATTCCGTAACCTAAAATCATGACAAATGCTGCAATAAATTGTCCAAGCGGTGTTTGTGGCGAAATATCTCCGTAACCTACTGTTGTTAAAGTTACTATTGTCCAGTAAATTCCCATGGGAATGCTTGTAAATCCTGATTCTCGGCCTTCCACCAGATACATTATTGTACCGATGATAACGGTGCTGATTAGGACAAAATAAATGAAAACCAGAATTTTTTCTTTGCTGGCTTCTATAGCTTCTTTTAATTGTAACGATTGATGGTTGATTTGCGGAATATGCAAAATTTTGAATAATCGAAGAAAACGTAATGCCCTTACGATTGATAAAATACTTGCGCCAGGCAAAAATATAGACAAATACATGGGCAAAACAGCAAGCAGATCGATGATTCCGTAAAAGCTGAAGATGTATTTAACAGGTTTTTGAATGGAGATAATTCTTAAAATATATTCGATGGTAAAAAAGACTGTGATTACCCATTCGCAGATCAGAAGCTGGTAATGATATTTGGAACTGATTCCTTGTACAGTGTCAAGCATTATTAATAAAACGCTCAATAAAATCAAACCTAATAATACTAAATCGAACATTCGTCCTAATATGGTATTGGTGCCATACAGAATGATTTTTACTTTTTCTCTGAAGATTTCGTATTGTGATTTTTTGTTTTTCATATCCTTAAAGATAATGAAAGTTTGGTTTTGTTAAAAATGAAGTATTTTTAGCGATTTGCTTTTACGGATATAGCTTTGAATGATATTTTTCACATCACGATTGTGTTGCATCGGTACCAAAATATTTTTTAAGATCTCAATATTAGTAATTTGATAATTCAGATCATAATAAGCGTAACCTTTGTAGATTCCATCTTCGATCAGGACTGCACTTCGTTCGTTTACATTTCTTCCTCTGTCTATCAGAATCATGCTTTTGTTTTCAAAACTGTTTTCTGAAATGAATTGCTGTACTCTTAAATTGTAAACTTCTGGAGTCACTTCGCCGATGCAAGCGCCGTCACATTCTTTGATTTTATATTGAAAACACTCTTTTTTGGTTTGATATAAACCTGTCAGTTTTTGACATAAATGATATTTTGCCGTGAATTTAAAGAGTGCATTTTTGCCTTCTTGTAAAGAAGTAAAAGAGGTGATTTCTTTTTTACGTCCGTCTGCTTTCTCCAGTTTTAAGTTGATGTAACCATCTGAATCTTTTTCGGCATATAAAGCAACAGGAAAAACTGATTTTTTCTGAGATCGATTGTATCTAGGACGATTTACTTTTACTTCCTGACTTTCTTTTAAAAGCGCTATTAACTCGCTTCCGGTTTCATCATACGTAATCGTAAAAACTTCAGCTTGGATTCTTTTGCTCTTTGTAGTGATTCCTGTAAAATGCTGATTGACTCTTTTTTTGATGTTTTGGCTTTTGCCAATGTAAATTAAAGTTCCGTCTTCTTTATAGATATAATAAACTCCAGTTTTAGCTGGCATTTGATTTAAAAGATCTAAAAATTTTGGAGAAATTCCTTTTTCTACTTCGAGTTTTATAAAATCTTTTACGATAGTTTTTTCGACATCTTTTTCCAAAAGCATTTTAAACAGCTTAGTTGTAGCCATAGCATCTCCGCTGGCGCGATGTCTGTCGGCCATCGGAATTCCAAGTGAACGAACGAGTTTTCCTAAACTGTAAGATGGTTGTTCTGGAATTAATTTCTTAGCTAATTCTACTGTACAAAGTGTTTTAGCTTCGAAATCGTAGCCTAGACGTCTAAATTCTGTACGAAGGATTCTATAGTCAAATGATGCATTATGAGCCACGATAACACAATCGGAAGTAATTTCTATGATACGCTTGGCAACTTCGTAAAACTTTGGCGCTGATTGTAGCATAGCATTATTGATTCCAGTCAGTTTTACTACGAAGGGCTGAATCGGAATTTCAGGATTGACAAGGCTTATGAATTGATCAACTACTTCATGCCCATCAAATTTATAGATAGCGATTTCGGTAATTCCCTCTTCATTAAATTGTCCCCCAGTGGTTTCTATGTCAAGTATTGCGTACAAATTAAGTGTTCAGTCTCAGTTTTTAGTATTCAGTTTTTTGTAAAGACGTACTTCAATGCGTCTTTACGGCAGGTATTAACGACCGCCAAAAATGCTGCTTCCAATGCGAACCATTGTGCTTCCGCATTTTATAGCTAATTGATAATCTCCGGACATTCCCATTGATATAGTGTTCAGACTGCAGTTTTCAGTTTTTAGCTCTTTTATCGAATCAAAAATCGATTTTAAATGGGTAAATTCTTTTTTAATCTGGTTTTGGTCTTCTGTGAAGGTTGCCATTCCCATTAAACCTAAGATACGAATATTTTTCAACTCTTTGAACTGCGAAGAAGTTAAAAGTTCATTTAATTCATTTTCGTCCAAACCAAATTTAGATTCTTCTTCGGCAATATACATTTGAAGAAGACAATCTATAACTCTATTATTTTTGAAAGCTTGTTTGTTGATTTCCTGTAATAATTTCAAACTGTCAACACCGTGAATCAAAGTGACATACGGTGCCATAAATTTGACTTTATTGGACTGAACATGACCAATCATATGCCATTGAATGTCTTTTGGCATTTGTTCCCATTTCTCCGTCATTTCCTGAATTTTGTTTTCTCCAAAAATGCGCTGTCCTGTTTCGTAGGCTTGCATCAAGTCTGAGACAGGTTTTGTTTTTGAAACGGCAACTAGGTTTACGTGTTCAGGTAAAGTTGCTTTTATTGTATTTAAATTCGATTGAATCGACATGATATTTATTTTTTAAACAAACTGCTTCGAAATTTTCTCAGCCTTTTTACTTTCGCTATAATCGTAAAATCCTTCTCCAGATTTCACTCCCAATTTTCCAGCTCTTACCATATTTACTAAAAGCGGGCAAGGAGCATATTTTGGATTTTTGAATCCATCGTACATCACATTTAGAATGGCAAGACAAACGTCAAGTCCAATAAAATCGGCTAATTGTAGTGGTCCCATTGGGTGTCCCATTCCTAATTTCATTACGGTGTCAATTTCATAAACACCAGCAACTTTATTGTATAACGTTTCGATTGCTTCGTTTAGCATTGGCATTAAAATTCTGTTTGCAACGAAACCTGGATAATCGTTTACTTCAACAGGAACTTTACCTAATTTTTCAGATAAATCCATGATGATTTTGGTTACTTCATCGCTCGTATTATAGCCACGAATGATTTCAACCAATTTCATAATCGGCACAGGATTCATAAAGTGCATTCCGATAACACGTTCTGGATGCGCTACAACAGCTCCGATTTGTGTAATTGAAATAGAAGAAGTGTTGGTAGCTAAAATAGTATCGTGTGAACAATATTCGTTTAATTGCTTGAAAATATTCAGTTTTAATTCTACATTTTCTGTTGCGGCTTCTACAACTAAATCTACACCAACAACACCGTCTTTAATATCGGTATAAGTAATAATATTGGTGATTGTCTTTGCAACATCTTCCTGAGTAATTGTTCCTTTAGCGAGCATGCGCTCTAAATTGCCTGCAATAGTTGCCATTCCTTTATCTAATGACTTTTCAGAAACGTCAATTAATTTTACGGTAAATCCGCTTTGTGCAAAGGTATGAGCAATTCCGTTACCCATTGTTCCTGCACCAATTACAGCTATTGTTTTCATTTTTTGCTAGATATTTTTTTATGATTTAGCCACGAAATCACCAATTAATTAGTGAATTCGTGGCTAATTATTTTGTTTTTTTTAAATTATTTATCGAAACACTCAATAATTTGATAAGCCACACGCAATGCATCTGTAGCTTGTTCAAGTGTAACAACTGGAGTTGTATTATTGTTAATTGCATCGGCAAACGAATTTAACTCGTCTAAGATTGCATTGTTTTGTTCAACATCTGGATTGGTAAAATAGATTTGTTTTTTTACACCTTCAGCATTCTGCAAAATCATATCAAAATCACCAGGTACTTCTGGCGCATCTTTCATGCGGACTACTTCACATTTTTTCTCTAAAAAGTCAACTGAGATGTAAGCGTCTTTTTGAAAGAAACGTGATTTACGCATGTTTTTCAACGAAATTCTGCTGGCAGTTAAGTTAGCTACACATCCATTTTCAAATTCAATTCTGGCATTCGCAATATCTGGAGTTTCACTGATAACCGAGACACCGCTTGCATTGATGCTTTTAACCTTAGATTTTACAACGCTTAAAATGGCATCAATATCATGAATCATTAAATCTAATACTACAGGAACATCTGTACCACGAGGATTAAATTCGGCCAAACGATGCGTTTCAATAAACATCGGATTTTCGATCATTTCTTTAGTAGCGATAAAAGCGGGATTAAAACGCTCTACGTGTCCAACCTGTCCTTTTACGTTGTATTCATTTGCTAAAGCAATAATTTCTTCAGCTTCTTCAACAGTATTGGCGATTGGTTTTTCAATAAAGATATGTTTTCCAGATTTGATGGCAACTTTTGCACATTTAGAGTGAGATAGCGTTGGAGTGACAATGTCAATCACATCGACTGCGTGAATGAGTTTTGCAATTGTATTGAAATTTTTATAGCCAAATTCTTTTGAGATTCTTTCGGCATTTTCCTGATTTTCATCATAAAATCCAACTAATTCGTATTTGTCAGATTGTTGTAATAAGCGTAAATGTATTTTACCAAGATGACCAGCACCTAAAACTCCTACTTTTAACATGAGAATGTATTTTAAACAAAAATAGAATTTATTTATTTAAAGTGAAAATGTATATGATAAAGATTTAGTAATTCAATAATTAAAAACATCAATCTTATTTTTTCGTTTTATTGATTAGTATGTATGTCTGTTTGACATAAAAAAATAAATAACTATTACGATACCTAATGCAATTGTTAAGAATTGTGTATATCGATCTTCAATTTTGCGATCTGTATTTTTATTGATAACATAAGTGTCTGAATAGTCGTCGTGTAAATTTTTTCCAAGTAAAAAAGAGAAAGTTTCAAAAGGAACAAATCTTAATAAAGTTCGTTTAAAAGTCATCGAAAAGTTTGGTGGATTTCCTTCTTCATCTGTTATATAACAAGATGTTATAAATTTAGCTGGTGTACTTTTAAAGATAGATTCAAATACTAAATAGTAACTGAATTTAATCATTGAAAAGAAAACCAGAGAAGCAAATTTATCTCCAAATGTCATTTTAAAGTAACCTAAGAGAGAAGCCATTTTTTCATTTCTTTCTGCGAAACTAATAAAACCAAAAACGATGACTATTATGATGAAAGAATCGATAAGTAAATTTAAAAAACGTTTTGAATTTGATGCATTTTCAAGATCGTTTCCTGTTGTTTGATTATCTTTTTCTAACATGTTAGAATTTAGTTCTTTTTTTATAAAATAGAATGAAATAAAAAGATACAATAAAGTAATCAAGATATATAGAAACTCAGTGATGTTCAGCTTGTCAATGTTAAAAAGAAAAATAAAAAAGAATATTTTTATTAAAGAATCTAAAAATACTAAGCTGTAATTAAAAGCTAAGAGTTTGGTCTCTTTGTAGTTTGAAAAGTAATAAATAACAGTGCCAGAAAGAAAAGTCAGAAAAAAAGATAAATTGATAAGTCCCATTGATATAGTACCACTTTCTGATTCTCCATTAATTAAATGTCTAGGAATATAGATGTTCATACCTGC
This portion of the Flavobacterium panacagri genome encodes:
- a CDS encoding RtcB family protein, coding for MGNKLSGKDLIKLGFPKNNSINIALGQINRYRKREKKESILTEAKDVLLNPEKYEGNGTWGKVAEGLIKPVQVRMHQLKNTRAPFKIFGENEIDDQAKFQLYDSLKLPISVAGALMPDAHSGYGLPIGGVLATDNAVIPYGVGVDIGCRMSLSIFDLPASHFKGKEHQLEAILKDNTKFGMYETHASRVDHEVFYNSGFQDIPLLKNLFPKAYKQLGTSGGGNHFVEFGIAKIDNPENEWKLEKGEYFAVLSHSGSRGLGANIAKHYTYLATKQCPLPKNVQHLAWLDLNTHDGQEYWLAMNLAGEYAKACHDDIHRRIAKAIGKRVVVTIENHHNFAWKEMVNGQECIVHRKGATPAGEGQLGIIPGSMTASGFIVKGKGNAESLNSASHGAGRLFSRAKCKSTFTQSEIKKVLKANDVTLIGGNIDEAPMAYKDITKVMANQTDLVEVLGTFTPKIVRMDR
- the prfH gene encoding peptide chain release factor H, with product MERIIQITAGRGPAECTWVVAQVLKKVLEEAEDQNLEVVLLQREKGEENGTIETASIAVKGNNADKFVKSWVGTIQWIGQSQFRKMHKRKNWFIGIFEIEQQKNASVSENDIQYQAMRSSGAGGQHVNKVSSAIRATHIPTGIAVVAMDSRSQHQNKKLATERLLKKLEDEKLVQLKNHVGRQWENQLNVERGNPVRVFTGSDFKKNKVEKSYKGTRQKLKNDLRNENN
- a CDS encoding acyl-[acyl-carrier-protein] thioesterase is translated as MPISPNFTSVLSKDWEINFTQCTPTGFLKYTDLCNLLQLTAAAHSEVGGISFTDMQEFDQAWVLSRMRVEISALPKWQDVVTVKTWINSLENSRSVRALEMYVNGKKIVGSETYWAVFNTKARRPEALALPFEHFELFPEKRATEEGFSKININHEKEAVFEKTVYLSDLDIVNHVNNVKYLEWCLDHVDPKRIMKQEVKSFEMNFMKELSLQDNVVIHESEDDDHTTATFSITKDEKTCFALELHWK
- the miaA gene encoding tRNA (adenosine(37)-N6)-dimethylallyltransferase MiaA, with product MKYLITIVGPTAIGKTALSIALAQHFKCEIVSCDSRQFFKEMTIGTAVPNLEELNSAQHHFIQNKSIFENYTVGDYEKEALAKIEELFQSNDFVILIGGSGLYVDAILKGFDEFPEIDPSVRSEVNSNYEKLGIEYLQEQLKSLDPEYYQKISLENPQTLQNPQRMMRFVEVCIGAQKPYSSFLNQKKNNRDFTPILIGLDADREIIYSRINQRVDIMINEGLLKEAETLYPNKALNALQTVGYRELFSYFDGEFTLPFAIEEIKKNTRRFSKRQLTWFKRNEKTKWFDYATHRKNIIDYIENLLK
- a CDS encoding ion transporter — translated: MKNKKSQYEIFREKVKIILYGTNTILGRMFDLVLLGLILLSVLLIMLDTVQGISSKYHYQLLICEWVITVFFTIEYILRIISIQKPVKYIFSFYGIIDLLAVLPMYLSIFLPGASILSIVRALRFLRLFKILHIPQINHQSLQLKEAIEASKEKILVFIYFVLISTVIIGTIMYLVEGRESGFTSIPMGIYWTIVTLTTVGYGDISPQTPLGQFIAAFVMILGYGIIAVPTGIVTAEFAKSSLKNSTVSGKKTCRKCQSQVHFDNAKYCYECGTELPNN
- a CDS encoding exonuclease domain-containing protein, encoding MYAILDIETTGGQFNEEGITEIAIYKFDGHEVVDQFISLVNPEIPIQPFVVKLTGINNAMLQSAPKFYEVAKRIIEITSDCVIVAHNASFDYRILRTEFRRLGYDFEAKTLCTVELAKKLIPEQPSYSLGKLVRSLGIPMADRHRASGDAMATTKLFKMLLEKDVEKTIVKDFIKLEVEKGISPKFLDLLNQMPAKTGVYYIYKEDGTLIYIGKSQNIKKRVNQHFTGITTKSKRIQAEVFTITYDETGSELIALLKESQEVKVNRPRYNRSQKKSVFPVALYAEKDSDGYINLKLEKADGRKKEITSFTSLQEGKNALFKFTAKYHLCQKLTGLYQTKKECFQYKIKECDGACIGEVTPEVYNLRVQQFISENSFENKSMILIDRGRNVNERSAVLIEDGIYKGYAYYDLNYQITNIEILKNILVPMQHNRDVKNIIQSYIRKSKSLKILHF
- a CDS encoding YggS family pyridoxal phosphate-dependent enzyme — encoded protein: MSIQSNLNTIKATLPEHVNLVAVSKTKPVSDLMQAYETGQRIFGENKIQEMTEKWEQMPKDIQWHMIGHVQSNKVKFMAPYVTLIHGVDSLKLLQEINKQAFKNNRVIDCLLQMYIAEEESKFGLDENELNELLTSSQFKELKNIRILGLMGMATFTEDQNQIKKEFTHLKSIFDSIKELKTENCSLNTISMGMSGDYQLAIKCGSTMVRIGSSIFGGR
- a CDS encoding 3-hydroxyacyl-CoA dehydrogenase family protein gives rise to the protein MKTIAVIGAGTMGNGIAHTFAQSGFTVKLIDVSEKSLDKGMATIAGNLERMLAKGTITQEDVAKTITNIITYTDIKDGVVGVDLVVEAATENVELKLNIFKQLNEYCSHDTILATNTSSISITQIGAVVAHPERVIGMHFMNPVPIMKLVEIIRGYNTSDEVTKIIMDLSEKLGKVPVEVNDYPGFVANRILMPMLNEAIETLYNKVAGVYEIDTVMKLGMGHPMGPLQLADFIGLDVCLAILNVMYDGFKNPKYAPCPLLVNMVRAGKLGVKSGEGFYDYSESKKAEKISKQFV
- a CDS encoding Gfo/Idh/MocA family protein, which gives rise to MLKVGVLGAGHLGKIHLRLLQQSDKYELVGFYDENQENAERISKEFGYKNFNTIAKLIHAVDVIDIVTPTLSHSKCAKVAIKSGKHIFIEKPIANTVEEAEEIIALANEYNVKGQVGHVERFNPAFIATKEMIENPMFIETHRLAEFNPRGTDVPVVLDLMIHDIDAILSVVKSKVKSINASGVSVISETPDIANARIEFENGCVANLTASRISLKNMRKSRFFQKDAYISVDFLEKKCEVVRMKDAPEVPGDFDMILQNAEGVKKQIYFTNPDVEQNNAILDELNSFADAINNNTTPVVTLEQATDALRVAYQIIECFDK
- a CDS encoding RDD family protein, translating into MKKIILGLSLLFSLLGILRSFFFVFYDFDEVTEFSNFFVFSIQPYTFAGMNIYIPRHLINGESESGTISMGLINLSFFLTFLSGTVIYYFSNYKETKLLAFNYSLVFLDSLIKIFFFIFLFNIDKLNITEFLYILITLLYLFISFYFIKKELNSNMLEKDNQTTGNDLENASNSKRFLNLLIDSFIIIVIVFGFISFAERNEKMASLLGYFKMTFGDKFASLVFFSMIKFSYYLVFESIFKSTPAKFITSCYITDEEGNPPNFSMTFKRTLLRFVPFETFSFLLGKNLHDDYSDTYVINKNTDRKIEDRYTQFLTIALGIVIVIYFFMSNRHTY